One genomic window of Arthrobacter caoxuetaonis includes the following:
- the hemQ gene encoding hydrogen peroxide-dependent heme synthase gives MSEPMGQTETETAETQEQFFTLWTVFKRSELPRKSSESALDAFEALVSGFADESVTLRGIYDVSAMRADADIMIWLHGSRPEALQAAVRQIRRSELFASTEIAWSAMGVHRDAEFSKNHWPSFARGIAPEAWICVYPFVRSYEWYLLPAEERGAMLRDHGKLGREFPQVLANTVASFALNDWEWILGLEAPNLVDLVDMMRHLRSTEARNHVREEIPFYTGRRIAAAEVPEVLK, from the coding sequence ATGAGTGAGCCCATGGGTCAGACCGAAACTGAAACAGCCGAAACACAAGAACAGTTCTTTACTCTCTGGACCGTTTTCAAGCGGTCGGAACTTCCACGTAAGAGCAGCGAAAGTGCTCTGGACGCCTTCGAAGCCCTCGTCTCCGGGTTTGCTGACGAGTCCGTGACCCTGCGCGGCATCTACGACGTCTCGGCCATGCGCGCTGACGCGGACATCATGATCTGGCTGCACGGCAGCCGTCCCGAGGCCCTGCAGGCAGCGGTCCGGCAGATCCGCCGCTCCGAACTGTTCGCCAGCACCGAAATCGCCTGGTCTGCCATGGGCGTCCACCGCGACGCCGAGTTCTCCAAGAACCACTGGCCCTCCTTCGCCCGCGGCATCGCCCCCGAAGCCTGGATCTGTGTCTACCCGTTCGTGCGTTCCTACGAGTGGTACCTGCTGCCCGCCGAGGAACGCGGTGCCATGCTGCGCGATCACGGCAAGCTGGGCCGGGAGTTCCCGCAGGTGCTGGCAAACACTGTGGCTTCCTTCGCCCTGAACGACTGGGAATGGATCCTGGGCCTGGAAGCCCCGAACCTGGTGGACCTCGTGGACATGATGCGCCACCTGCGTTCCACCGAAGCACGCAACCACGTGCGCGAAGAGATCCCCTTCTACACCGGCCGGCGCATTGCCGCTGCCGAAGTTCCCGAGGTGCTCAAATGA
- a CDS encoding ferrochelatase yields MTSTAAEPSFDPFDGVNGDGVMAPAKYDAILLASFGGPEGQEDVIPFLRNVTRGRGIPDERLEEVATHYRANGGISPINEQNRALKAALEAELGRRGIELPVLWGNRNWDPYIKDVLQEAADAGYRRLLMVTTSVYSCYSSCRQYREDLGMNLLATGLDKKLQVDKVRQYFDHPGLVEPFVEGVRDSIAKVREQLTAAGKPEGKIEVLFSTHSIPTADAEAAGPRDREFEEGSAYVAQHLANARAIMDRVPEAAGLDWQLVYQSRSGAPHIPWLEPDINDAIAELPAKGVDGVVIVPLGFVSDHMEVIWDLDTEAMDTCTELGLAAHRTPTPGIHEKFVAGLVDLVCERTVENNIAVRPAVTNLGPWYDVCRPGCCANLRGEKPTIAGADSTVGVE; encoded by the coding sequence ATGACATCCACTGCCGCAGAACCGTCCTTCGACCCGTTCGACGGAGTCAACGGGGACGGAGTGATGGCACCGGCCAAGTACGACGCGATCCTCCTGGCCTCCTTCGGCGGACCCGAGGGCCAGGAAGACGTCATCCCGTTCCTGCGCAACGTCACCCGCGGCCGCGGTATCCCCGATGAACGGCTCGAAGAGGTGGCTACGCACTACCGCGCCAACGGCGGCATCAGCCCCATCAATGAGCAGAACCGGGCGCTGAAGGCAGCGCTGGAAGCAGAGCTCGGGCGCCGCGGCATCGAGCTGCCGGTTCTCTGGGGCAACCGCAACTGGGATCCCTACATCAAGGATGTTCTCCAGGAAGCCGCCGACGCCGGGTACCGCCGCCTGCTGATGGTCACCACCAGCGTCTACTCCTGTTACTCCTCCTGCCGGCAGTACCGCGAAGACCTGGGCATGAACCTCCTGGCCACCGGCCTGGACAAAAAGCTGCAGGTGGATAAGGTCCGGCAGTACTTCGACCATCCCGGTTTGGTGGAGCCGTTCGTGGAAGGCGTGCGGGATTCGATCGCCAAGGTCCGGGAGCAGCTCACCGCCGCAGGCAAGCCGGAAGGAAAGATCGAGGTCCTCTTCTCGACCCACTCCATCCCCACCGCCGATGCTGAGGCAGCCGGCCCGCGCGACCGCGAGTTCGAAGAGGGAAGTGCCTACGTGGCGCAGCACCTCGCCAACGCACGTGCCATCATGGACCGGGTTCCCGAAGCAGCGGGCCTGGACTGGCAGCTGGTCTACCAGTCCCGCTCCGGCGCTCCGCACATCCCCTGGCTCGAGCCGGACATCAACGACGCGATTGCCGAGCTCCCGGCAAAGGGCGTGGACGGCGTCGTCATTGTCCCGCTGGGGTTTGTCAGCGACCACATGGAAGTCATCTGGGACCTGGACACCGAAGCCATGGATACCTGCACCGAACTCGGACTGGCAGCACACCGCACGCCGACCCCGGGCATCCACGAAAAGTTCGTGGCCGGCCTGGTGGACCTGGTCTGTGAACGGACAGTGGAGAACAACATTGCAGTGCGCCCGGCCGTGACCAACCTCGGCCCGTGGTACGACGTCTGCCGTCCCGGCTGCTGCGCCAACCTGCGCGGCGAGAAGCCGACGATTGCGGGCGCCGACTCGACCGTGGGTGTCGAGTAG
- a CDS encoding uroporphyrinogen-III synthase — protein sequence MNGEGSSAPRSGDRLSSGAGGALSGAEVVLLRTPGRAGPMAAELRARGARVQLLPLIDFQLPEDTAPVSSGLLDLGAGGFDWIIFTSATTVQALKHFASATGTPLSALVAGTRVAAVGAATGRALAAAGIDVSFMPGADQSARGLAASWPDAGSGRIFLPQADIADPFLRNALSSAGWKVTAVAAYETVDYPAAVPLVREEPAEEEVLTPADYRAFAAGSSQGNPIHAVVVTSPSTARRFVRDCLVPGTALLAAIGDPTTQALGRLGHPPAATAASPTPDGMADAVEAALAAHQNSRSTETEGRTHP from the coding sequence ATGAACGGTGAAGGCAGCAGCGCGCCACGCTCCGGTGACAGGCTCTCCTCCGGTGCCGGAGGGGCGCTCTCCGGCGCGGAAGTAGTGCTGCTGCGTACCCCCGGCCGTGCAGGGCCCATGGCAGCTGAACTGCGCGCCCGCGGGGCACGGGTGCAGCTGCTTCCCCTGATCGACTTCCAGCTCCCGGAGGACACCGCACCGGTGTCCTCCGGATTGCTGGACCTCGGTGCCGGAGGATTCGACTGGATCATCTTCACTTCCGCGACAACTGTCCAGGCGCTCAAACACTTCGCCTCAGCCACCGGAACCCCGCTTTCTGCACTGGTTGCCGGAACCCGGGTTGCCGCGGTGGGTGCCGCGACCGGGCGTGCACTGGCGGCGGCGGGAATCGACGTTAGCTTCATGCCCGGGGCGGACCAGTCCGCGCGGGGCCTGGCAGCGTCGTGGCCGGATGCCGGGAGCGGCCGGATTTTCCTGCCGCAGGCGGACATTGCCGATCCCTTCCTGCGCAACGCGCTGTCCAGCGCCGGCTGGAAGGTCACGGCCGTCGCTGCATACGAGACAGTGGACTATCCGGCTGCCGTGCCGCTGGTTCGGGAAGAACCCGCAGAAGAAGAAGTACTCACCCCCGCGGACTACCGCGCCTTCGCTGCCGGCAGCAGCCAGGGGAACCCAATCCACGCCGTTGTGGTTACTTCTCCCAGCACGGCCCGCCGCTTTGTCCGCGACTGCCTGGTTCCGGGCACCGCGCTGCTGGCCGCGATCGGGGACCCGACAACGCAGGCGCTCGGCAGGCTGGGCCACCCGCCGGCCGCAACGGCAGCCAGCCCGACGCCGGACGGCATGGCAGACGCCGTCGAAGCGGCCCTCGCCGCCCACCAGAATTCAAGATCCACCGAAACGGAAGGCAGAACGCATCCATGA
- the hemB gene encoding porphobilinogen synthase, whose product MSFPQHRPRRLRTTPAMRRLTAEYRLDPAELVLPAFIREGLSEPNPITSMPGVVQHTTETLKRAASEAVELGVGGIMLFGIPAERDAAGSAGTDPNGVLNKAIADVRAEVGNDLVIMSDVCLDEFTDHGHCGVLDADGVVDNDTTLEIYGRMAVEQARAGAHVLGPSGMMDGQVAVIRQALDDAGFQDVSVIAYAAKYASAFYGPFREAVDSQLTGDRRTYQMDAANRREALLEVELDLEEGADMVMVKPAMSYLDILADVAAMSPVPVAAYQISGEYAMIEAAAANGWIDRRRAIEESVLGIKRAGANIILTYWAAELAAWLKESK is encoded by the coding sequence ATGAGTTTTCCCCAGCACCGTCCCCGCCGGCTGCGGACCACACCGGCGATGCGGCGCCTGACCGCCGAATACCGCCTGGACCCGGCCGAGCTCGTGCTTCCGGCCTTTATCCGCGAAGGCCTGTCCGAGCCGAACCCCATCACTTCGATGCCCGGCGTTGTGCAGCACACCACCGAAACGCTTAAGCGGGCCGCTTCCGAAGCCGTTGAACTCGGTGTCGGCGGCATCATGCTCTTCGGCATTCCGGCAGAACGGGACGCCGCCGGCAGCGCCGGAACCGACCCGAACGGCGTGCTGAACAAGGCGATTGCGGATGTCCGCGCCGAGGTCGGGAACGATCTGGTGATCATGAGTGATGTCTGCCTGGACGAGTTCACCGACCACGGGCACTGCGGCGTGCTGGACGCCGACGGCGTGGTGGACAATGACACCACCCTGGAAATCTACGGCCGGATGGCCGTGGAGCAGGCCCGCGCCGGAGCCCACGTGCTGGGCCCCTCCGGCATGATGGACGGCCAGGTTGCCGTGATCCGGCAGGCACTGGACGACGCCGGCTTCCAGGACGTCTCCGTGATCGCCTACGCCGCCAAGTACGCGTCGGCGTTCTACGGGCCGTTCCGCGAAGCCGTGGATTCCCAGCTCACGGGCGACCGCCGGACCTACCAGATGGACGCCGCCAACCGCCGCGAAGCACTCCTGGAAGTGGAACTGGACCTCGAAGAGGGTGCCGACATGGTCATGGTGAAGCCGGCCATGAGCTACCTGGACATCCTCGCCGACGTCGCCGCCATGTCACCGGTTCCGGTGGCGGCTTACCAGATCTCCGGCGAGTACGCGATGATCGAAGCTGCGGCCGCGAACGGCTGGATTGACCGCCGCCGCGCCATTGAAGAATCAGTCCTCGGCATCAAGCGTGCCGGTGCCAACATTATTCTCACGTACTGGGCTGCCGAATTGGCGGCCTGGCTGAAGGAAAGCAAGTAA
- the hemC gene encoding hydroxymethylbilane synthase, with translation MAQAPVLIGTRGSALALTQTTTVAETLAELGSFEVELVRVKTEGDVNRAALSQIGGTGVFVAALRESLLRGDCDVAVHSLKDLPTAEANGLTIGAVPARVDVRDALCARDSLTLAELPAGATVGTGSPRRAAQLRAARPDLEIVDIRGNVDTRLARVAGLVEGGPGDLDAVVLAAAGLSRLGRLDMVSEFLDPAVMLPAPGQGALAVECRTTDAADGPLSRALAAYDDTASRLAVTAERALLYRLEAGCTAPIGALARMTEKGMAMEAVVCSDDGTRVLRRYSSTSQADEDGARALGVRMAEELLAAGAAELTELAS, from the coding sequence GTGGCGCAGGCACCGGTGCTGATCGGCACCCGGGGCTCGGCCCTGGCCCTCACGCAAACCACCACCGTCGCGGAGACGCTCGCTGAACTGGGCAGCTTCGAGGTGGAGCTTGTCCGCGTCAAGACCGAGGGCGACGTAAACCGGGCAGCCCTGTCCCAGATCGGCGGCACCGGCGTGTTCGTGGCCGCGCTGCGCGAATCGCTGCTTCGCGGTGACTGCGACGTTGCCGTGCATTCGCTGAAGGACCTGCCCACGGCCGAGGCAAACGGTCTCACCATCGGTGCTGTTCCGGCGCGGGTCGACGTCCGGGACGCCCTGTGCGCCCGCGATTCGCTGACCCTGGCGGAGCTTCCGGCCGGGGCCACGGTCGGCACCGGCTCGCCCCGCCGCGCGGCCCAGCTGCGTGCTGCGCGTCCGGACCTGGAGATCGTGGACATCCGGGGCAACGTCGACACCCGCCTGGCCCGTGTGGCCGGACTGGTCGAGGGCGGCCCCGGGGACCTCGACGCCGTCGTGCTGGCCGCCGCAGGCCTCTCCCGGTTGGGGCGCCTGGACATGGTTTCGGAGTTCCTGGATCCCGCTGTGATGCTGCCGGCCCCCGGACAGGGTGCGCTGGCCGTGGAATGCCGCACCACCGATGCCGCAGACGGCCCGCTCAGCCGGGCACTTGCCGCCTATGACGACACCGCCAGCAGGCTGGCCGTCACGGCGGAACGCGCCCTGCTGTACCGGCTGGAAGCCGGCTGCACCGCGCCGATCGGTGCCCTGGCCCGGATGACCGAAAAAGGCATGGCCATGGAGGCAGTGGTCTGCAGCGATGACGGAACCCGCGTGCTGCGGCGCTATTCCTCGACCTCCCAGGCCGACGAAGACGGCGCACGGGCCCTGGGCGTCCGTATGGCCGAAGAACTGCTCGCCGCCGGCGCAGCGGAACTCACGGAGCTTGCCTCCTGA